In one Myotis daubentonii chromosome 1, mMyoDau2.1, whole genome shotgun sequence genomic region, the following are encoded:
- the MOB1B gene encoding MOB kinase activator 1B isoform X1, whose product MSFLFGSRSSKTFKPKKNIPEGSHQYELLKHAEATLGSGNLRMAVMLPEGEDLNEWVAVNTVDFFNQINMLYGTITDFCTEESCPVMSAGPKYEYHWADGTNIKKPIKCSAPKYIDYLMTWVQDQLDDETLFPSKIGVPFPKNFMSVAKTILKRLFRVYAHIYHQHFDPVIQLQEEAHLNTSFKHFIFFVQEFNLVDRRELAPLQELIEKLTSKDR is encoded by the exons TGGTAGCCGCTCCTCTAAAACATTTAAACCAAAGAAGAACATACCAGAGGGTTCTCATCAGTATGAGCTCTTAAAGCATGCAGAAGCCACACTTGGCAGTGGCAATCTCCGGATGGCTGTCATGCTTCCTGAGGGAGAAGATCTCAATGAGTGGGTTGCAGTGAACA CTGTGGATTTTTTCAATCAGATCAACATGCTTTATGGAACAATCACAGATTTCTGTACAGAGGAAAGTTGTCCAGTGATGTCAGCTGGCCCAAA ATATGAGTATCATTGGGCAGATGGAACAAACATAAAGAAGCCCATTAAGTGCTCTGCACCAAAATATATTGATTACTTGATGACTTGGGTTCAGGACCAGTTGGATGATGAGACATTATTTCCttcaaaaatag GTGTCCCATTCCCGAAGAACTTCATGTCTGTGGCAAAAACTATACTCAAACGCCTCTTCAGGGTTTATGCTCAcatttatcatcagcattttgaCCCTGTGATCCAGCTTCAGGAGGAAGCGCATCTGAATACATCTTTCAAGCACTTTATCTTTTTTGTCCAG GAATTTAACCTGGTTGACAGAAGAGAACTTGCACCACTCCAAGAACTGATTGAGAAACTCACCTCAAAGGACAGATAA
- the MOB1B gene encoding MOB kinase activator 1B isoform X2 produces MSFLFGSRSSKTFKPKKNIPEGSHQYELLKHAEATLGSGNLRMAVMLPEGEDLNEWVAVNTVDFFNQINMLYGTITDFCTEESCPVMSAGPKYEYHWADGTNIKKPIKCSAPKYIDYLMTWVQDQLDDETLFPSKIGVPFPKNFMSVAKTILKRLFRVYAHIYHQHFDPVIQLQEEAHLNTSFKHFIFFVQFSENWP; encoded by the exons TGGTAGCCGCTCCTCTAAAACATTTAAACCAAAGAAGAACATACCAGAGGGTTCTCATCAGTATGAGCTCTTAAAGCATGCAGAAGCCACACTTGGCAGTGGCAATCTCCGGATGGCTGTCATGCTTCCTGAGGGAGAAGATCTCAATGAGTGGGTTGCAGTGAACA CTGTGGATTTTTTCAATCAGATCAACATGCTTTATGGAACAATCACAGATTTCTGTACAGAGGAAAGTTGTCCAGTGATGTCAGCTGGCCCAAA ATATGAGTATCATTGGGCAGATGGAACAAACATAAAGAAGCCCATTAAGTGCTCTGCACCAAAATATATTGATTACTTGATGACTTGGGTTCAGGACCAGTTGGATGATGAGACATTATTTCCttcaaaaatag GTGTCCCATTCCCGAAGAACTTCATGTCTGTGGCAAAAACTATACTCAAACGCCTCTTCAGGGTTTATGCTCAcatttatcatcagcattttgaCCCTGTGATCCAGCTTCAGGAGGAAGCGCATCTGAATACATCTTTCAAGCACTTTATCTTTTTTGTCCAG tTCTCAGAGAACTGGCCTTAG